The Candidatus Rokuibacteriota bacterium DNA window ACCATGAGGCTGCCCTGCACGCCGCGGTGGAGCGCGCCCAGCAGCCGCCCGAGGTTCAGCGTGCGCTCGAGCCAGAGGCTCCGGCCCAGCTCGATCGCCACCAGCGTGACGAGCGCCCAGAACGCCGCGGAGCCCGGTGAGCTCTCCTGGACGGCCAGGAGGTAGACGAGCACGGCCGGCGGCGCGAGCATGTACCAGGCGGACCGGAGCGTCGCGCCCAGGCGCGGGAGGGTCGCGGGGTCGATCCCCCGAATGCCGCTGCGGCCGGCGGCGAAGTCGATGCTGACGAAGAGCGAGAGGTAGTAGAAGACGGCCGGCAGCGCCGCGGCCAGCGCGATCTTGATGTAGGAGATGCCCAGGATGTCCGCCATGATGAAGACCGCGGCCCCCATGATCGGCGGCATGATCTGGCCGCCGACCGACGCCGAGGCCTCGACGGCCGCGGCGTACTGCGCCGAGTAGCCCGACTTCCTGATGAGCGGGATCGTGAGCGGCCCGACGGCGCCGACGTTGGCGACCGCGCTCCCCGAGATCATCCCGAAGAGGCTCGAGCCGACCACGGCGATCTTCGCCCCGCCGCCCCGGAAGCGCCCGAGGATCGCCTCGCTCACCTCGATGAAGAGCCGGGCGGCGCCGAACTCGTTCAGCACGGCGCCGAAGATCAGGAGGACCACGAGGAAGCGCGCGGCGATGCCGGTGAGGCTCCCGAACATCCCCTCGTTGTACATGTAGGTGAGCGACATCAGGCGGCTCAGCGAGACCGACGGGTGGCCCCACACGCCGGGCAGCACATCGCCGTAGAGCGCGTAGAGGCCACCCGCCAGGACGAGGGCGGGGATGGCCCAGCCGCTCGTCCGCCGGCACCCCTCGACGACCAGCAGCACGGCGATGCCGCCCATCACGTAGTCGAGCCGGGTCGGGTCGGTCGTCCGGTCCAGGAAGTCCTCGGCGTTGAGGGCGGCGTAGAGGAAGACGGCGGCGCTCAGCGCCGCCAGGAGGCCGTCGACGAGGCGGGACCACGGCCGTCCCGACCAGCGGCGGGCGGCGGGGAAGGTCAGGAAGACGAGGGGGAAGAGGAGCGCCAGCAGGACCGGCCGCTCCACCATCGGCGTGAGGGTGCCGAACCCGGCGGCGTGCAGCGTGTAGCCGACGGCGCCGAGGCTGAGCGCGCCGACGACGACGTCCTTCGGCCCCGGGCGCTTCACCGGCGGTTCGCGGGCTTCCAGCCGAGGGCGTCCTCGGCGACGATCACCTTCTGGATGTTGTTGGTCCCCTCGCCGACGAGGCCGACGATCGAGTCGGCCAGGTACCGGCTCACCGGATACTCGTCGGTGTAGCTGTACGCGCCCAGGATCCGCACCGCCGACTCGGCCGCGCGGAAGGCGACCTCGCCGGCATGGTACTTCGCCATCGAGGCCTCCAGCGAGGCCGGGCGCCCCTGGTCCAGGCGCCAGGCGGCCTCCCAGGTGAGCAGCCGGGCCGTCCTGACCGCCACCGCCGTCGTGGCGATCGGGTCCTGGACCATCTGGAACTCGCCGATCCGCCGCCCGAACTGCTCGCGCTCGTTCGCGTAGCGGACCATCTCGTCGAGCGCCGCCTGGGCGATCCCGACCGACCGCGCCGCCACGCAGACGCGGCCGTACTGGATGCCGCGGGCCATCACCTTGAAGCCGCCCCCCTCGGCGCCCAGTAGGTTCGCGGCGGGGACCCGGCACTCCTCGAAGACCAGCTCGCCCGTCGGCGAGGCGCGGTAGCCGAACTTGTGCCGGGTCTCGCGCGTCGCGAGACCGGCGGAGCGCCGCTCGACGATGAAGGCCGAGGTGCCGGTGTGGCGCTGACTCGGGTCGGTCTTCGCGAAGACGACCCCGGCGTCGAAGACGGGCGCCTGGGTGATCCAGCACTTCGTCCCGTTCAGCACGTAGTCCGTCCCGTCGCGCCGGGCGGTCGTCTGCATGGCGGCGGTGTCGGTGCCGGCGTTGGGCTCGGTCAGGCCGTAGCAGCCAAGCCACTCGCCGGCGATGAGGCGCGGGATGTAGCGCTCTTTCTGCGCCTCGGTGCCGGCGAGCAGGATCGTGTGCGGCACGGTCATCCCCTGCATGTTGAAGAGGGTGCCGAGCGCGGCGTGGGCGGCGGAGACCTCCTCGGCGATCAGCATGTGGGCCAGGTAGCCGAGCCCCGTGCCCCCGTAGGCGGGCGGGAAGGCCGCGCCGAACATCCCGAGCTCGCCCATCTCGCGCACGAGCTCTCGCGGGAAGGCCTCGGCCCGCTCGAGCTCGCGCGCCGCGGGGGCGATGCGCTTCCGGGCGAACTCCCGCGCCATCGCCCGGACCCCGCGGTGCTCCTCGCTCAGGTCGAAGTCCATCGCTCCCTCCCCCGGTCGGCCGGCGGCGCCCCGCTCACGCTGAGGGGCCGTGGCCGACGACGCGGACATCCACCGCCGTCACGCCGCGCCCCTCCGGCAGGAGGAGGAGCGGGTTGGCATCGAGCTCGGCCACGAGGCCGCCGGCCTCCTGCAGGAGCGCTGACAGGCCGAGCAGCGCGCCGACGAGGGCGGCGCGATCGCGGGGCGGCTGACCGCGGAGGCCGTCGAGGATGCGCGCGCCGGCGATCTCCCGCGTCATCGCCTCGGCCTCGGCGGCCCCGAGCGGTGGCAGGCGGTGCACCACGTCGCGCAGGACTTCGACGAAGACGCCGCCCAGCCCGAAGGTCACGACGGGCCCGAACTGGGGGTCGAGGGCGGCCCCCACGAGGGCCTCGACCCCGCCCTCGACCATCTCCTGGACCAGCAGCCCCTCCACGCTCCCCGGCGGCAGGCCGGCACCGAGGGCAAGGAGCTCGCGCGCGGCCTTCTCCACGGCGGCCCCCGGCGCCAGGCCGAGGCGGACCGCCCCGGCGTCGGTCTTGTGGGTGAGGGCGGCGGAGAGGAGCTTCAGGGCGACGGGGCCGCCGAGGTCGAGGGCGGCCCGGCGCGCGGCGCGGGCCGTCTTGACGATCGCCTCCCGCGGGCCCGGGATGCCGAAGCACGCGAGGAGCTCCCGCGCCCGGGCGTAGGGCAGGAGGCCGCCCCTGGCGAGCGCGGCGCGGAGCGGCGGCGGCAGCGGCGGGCGCTGGGCGGCGGGCCCGGTCGGGACGGCCGCCGGCCGGCCCGCCTCCACCATGACGCGGAGCCCCGAGGCGAGGGCCGGCAGCGAGGCGTAGAGCGGGACGCCCGCCTCCCGCAGCACGGTACGGCCGTTCTCGACCAGCGAGCCGGCCAGCCAGCACACGGCCAGCGGCTTCTTGCCCTCGCGAGTGAAGCGCACGACGTCCTCGGCCAGCCGGCGGGCCGTCTCGGCGGGCGCCATGGTCAGGACGAGGGCGAGGCCGTCCACGACCTCCTCGTCGGTGAGGATGGCGTAGGCGGCCTCGAGCAGCTGGGGCTCGGCGAAGATCTGCGCGGTGACGTCGACCGGGTTGTTGCAGGCGGCGAAGGGCGGCAGCGCCGCCGTGAGCGCCTCCCGCGTGGCGGCCGAGAACGAGGGGACGTCGAGGCCGGCCTGGCCGAGGTGGTCGGCGGCGAGGACGCCCGCGCCGCCAGAGCCGGTGAGGACGCCGATCCGCCGGCCCGGGAAGGTGCGGCCGCGGCTCAGGAGCCGGCAGGCATCGACCAGCTCCTCGATGTCGTGGACGGCGATGACCCCGGCCTGGCGCAGCGCCGCCTCGTAGACGCGGTGCGACCCCGTGACCGAGGCCGTGTGCGAGAGCGCGGCGCGCGTCCCCGACTCCGTCCGGCCGGCCTTGAGCAGGACGATCGGCTTGCCGAGCCGGTGGGCGAGGTCGGCGACGCCGAAGAGCTTCCGGCCGTCGCGGAAGCCCTCGATGTAGCCGCCGATCACCCGGGTCCGCTCGTCGGGGAGGAGCGCCTCCATGTAGTCGAGCGACTCGACGACCGCCTCGTTGCCGCTGGAAACGAAGTAGCTGAAGCCCAGCCCCTCGTCCTGCATCCGGTTGAAGATCGTCGTCCCCATGGCGCCGCTCTGGCTCACGAAGGCGATGGGCCCCGGCACCAGGTCCTGCTCGAGGGCGGCCGAGAAGGACGCGGCGAGCCGCTCCCAGACGTTGACGATGCCGACCGAGTTCGGCCCGCACACCGCGATGCCGTGCGCGCGGGCGATCAGCGCCACCTCGTCCTGGATCCGGGCGCCGTCCGCGCCGGTCTCGGCGAAGCCCGCGGTGAGGATCACCGCGGCGGGCACGCCGCGCGCGCCACAGGCCGTCATGGCGTCGGGGACCTTGGCCGCCGGCACGCAGACGACGGCCAGCTCGACGGGCCCGGGGATGGCCGCGAGCGACGGGTAGGCCGGAAGGCCCTGGACCTCGGTCGCGGTGGGATTCACCGGGTAGATGGCGCCCCGGTAGGCGTGGCGGAGGAGGTACTTCTGCGGCCGACCGCTCACCTTGCGCGGGTCGCCGGAGGCCCCGAGGATGGCGACCGAGCGGGCGCGGAGGAGCGCCTCCATGCCGCGGGCCCGGACCGCGCCGCCACCGGCCCCCGTCTCAGCCAAGGCGCTCGATGACCATGCTGGCGCCGTGGCCGCCGTTGCCGCAGAGTGTGGCCAGGCCGTAGCGGCCGCCCGTGGCCTCCAGCGCGTGGACCAGGTAGAGAACGATCCGCGCGCCCGACATCCCGATGGGGTGGCCGAGGGCGATCGCGCCCCCCCAGACGTTGACCCGCTCCCGGTCGAGGCCGAGGTCGAGGAGCCTGCCCGTGGAGGCCACCGGCGCGATCGGGAAGTCGGCGGGCGCCATCGCCGCGGTCGCCGCGCCGAGGATCCGCGCGCGCGGCCGGAGGCCGAGCTCGCGGGCCCGCCCGGCGGTGGCGAGGACGAGCGCGCAGGCGCCGTCGGTGATCCCCGAGGCATTGCCGGCGCTGATGACCCCGTCCTTGCCGAAGGCGGGCGGCAGCCTGGCGAGCTTGTCCAGCGTCGTGTCGGCCCGCGCGTGCTCGTCCTCGGTGAGGGGAGCCGCATTCGCCCCCTTGCCCGGCACCGGGACCAGCATCCCGTCGATGTGGCCGTTCTTCCGGGCCAGCGCCGCCCGCGCCTGGCTCAGGCACGCCCACTCGTCCTGCTCGGTCCGGGTGAGGCCGTAGCGCTTGCCCACGGCGTCGCACAGCTCGCCCATGTGCTTGCCGGTGATCGGGTCGATGAACCCGTCCTTGAACATGGCGTCGACCAGGCTGCCGTGACCCATCCGTGCTCCCCACCGCGTCTCGAAGGAGAGGTACGGGATGCTGCTCATGTTCTCGCTGCCGCCGGCGACCGCCACCCCCCCGTCGCCCTCGCGCAGGGCGTAGCGGGCGTGCGTGACGGCCAGGAGCCCCGAGATGCATGCCTGCTGCATCGTGCTGACCGGCACCGACTCCGGCAGGCCGCCGGCGAGAGCCATGAGCCGCCCGGGGTTCGGGCCGTTGCCCGCCTGCCGGGCATGCCCCATCACGCACAGGTCGACCGCGTCCGCCGGCACGCCGGTGCGCGTGACGGCCTCGCGGATCGCCAGACCGCCCAGCTCCACCGCGCCGTGCGCGCGCAGGCCGCCGCCGAACTTGCCGATGGGTGTCCGGGCACCGCCCAGGATGACCACGTCGTCTGCCATCGTCTCCCTCCTACTCGCCCGTGAACCGGGCGGCTCGCTTCTCGAGGAACGCGCGGACGCCCTCCGCCTTGTCGGCCGTCCCGCAGCACATCGCGAACAGCATGCGCTCGAGGTCGCCCCCGGCCTCGACGCCGAGCTCCCGGCTCGCCAGCACCGCCTCCTTGGCCGCACGGAGGGCGAGCGGCGGGCGCTGCGCGAGCGTGTCGGCGAGCGCCTGCGCCTCCGCCCGGAGCCGCTCGTGGCCGGCCACGCGGTTGACGAGGCCCCACGCGAGCGCCGTCGGGGCGTCGATCGGCTCGCCGGTCAGCACCATCTCCATCGCCCGGCCCCACCCCACGAATCGGGCGAGGCGTTGCGTGCCGCCGTTGCCGGGGATGATCCCGAGCTTGATCTCGGGCAGGCCGAGGCGGGCACGCTCCGAGGCGACCCTGAGCGTGCACGCCATGGCGAGCTCGAGCCCGCCGCCCAGGGCGACGCCGTTGATGGCGGCGACCGTCGGCTTGTCCAGGCCCTCGAGCCGCGCCGCGAGCGCGCGGCGGCCGCCGCCGTCGGGCCGTGACTCCGTCGCGAGCGTCCGCACCTGGAGCTCCTGGATGTCGGCCCCGGCGATGAAGGCGCGGTCGCCGGCGCCCGTGAGGACGACGGCGCGCACGGCCGCGTCCCCGGCCGCCCGCTCGACGGCCTCCGCCAGCCCACGGACCGTCGCCCGGTCGAGCGCGTTGAGCGCCGCCGCCCGGTCGACGGTGATCCAGGCCGTCGACCCGCTCAGCTCGTAGCGGACCGGCGGCTCACTGCTCATAGCGGTAGAAGCCCCGGCCGGACTTCCGGCCCAGCAGGCCCGCCCGGACCATCTTGCGGAGCAGCGGGTGCGGCCGATACTTCGGGTTCCCGGTCTCGCGCACCATGCTGTCGGAGTTCGTCACGTGCAGGTCGACGCCCACCAGGTCGATGAGGGCGAGCGGCCCGATGGGGAAGCCCGCGCCGAGCCGCATGGCGGTGTCGATCTCCTCGGCGGTCGCGACGCCGTCGGCCAGGATGTCGACGGCCTCGTTGCGCATCGCCATCATGATGCGCGACACGATGCCCCCCGGCGCCTCGCGCGCGACCACCGCGGTCTTGCCGATCCGGCCGGCCATCGCCCGGGTCGCCTCGACCGTCGCCTCCGAGGTGAGGAGGCCCGGCACGAGCTCGACGAGCCTCATGATCGGCGCGGGGTTCATGAAGTGCATCCCGATGCAGCGGTCCGGCCGCTTCGTCGCCGCGGCGATCTCGGTCGGCGAGAGGATCGAGGTGTTGCTGGCGAGGACCGTTCCCGGCGCGCAGGCCCGGTCGAGCTCGGCGAAGACCCGCTTCTTCGTCTCGAGATCCTCGAGGACCGCCTCGACGACGAACGTCGCGTCCCCGGCCGCGTCCTCGAGCACGGTCGTCTGGCGGATCCGGCCGAGGGTCCGCTCGACCTCCTCCGCCGCGAGCTTGCCCTTGGCCGCGAGCCCCTCGAGGTTCCGCCGCATCGCC harbors:
- a CDS encoding acetate--CoA ligase family protein, which produces MAETGAGGGAVRARGMEALLRARSVAILGASGDPRKVSGRPQKYLLRHAYRGAIYPVNPTATEVQGLPAYPSLAAIPGPVELAVVCVPAAKVPDAMTACGARGVPAAVILTAGFAETGADGARIQDEVALIARAHGIAVCGPNSVGIVNVWERLAASFSAALEQDLVPGPIAFVSQSGAMGTTIFNRMQDEGLGFSYFVSSGNEAVVESLDYMEALLPDERTRVIGGYIEGFRDGRKLFGVADLAHRLGKPIVLLKAGRTESGTRAALSHTASVTGSHRVYEAALRQAGVIAVHDIEELVDACRLLSRGRTFPGRRIGVLTGSGGAGVLAADHLGQAGLDVPSFSAATREALTAALPPFAACNNPVDVTAQIFAEPQLLEAAYAILTDEEVVDGLALVLTMAPAETARRLAEDVVRFTREGKKPLAVCWLAGSLVENGRTVLREAGVPLYASLPALASGLRVMVEAGRPAAVPTGPAAQRPPLPPPLRAALARGGLLPYARARELLACFGIPGPREAIVKTARAARRAALDLGGPVALKLLSAALTHKTDAGAVRLGLAPGAAVEKAARELLALGAGLPPGSVEGLLVQEMVEGGVEALVGAALDPQFGPVVTFGLGGVFVEVLRDVVHRLPPLGAAEAEAMTREIAGARILDGLRGQPPRDRAALVGALLGLSALLQEAGGLVAELDANPLLLLPEGRGVTAVDVRVVGHGPSA
- a CDS encoding enoyl-CoA hydratase/isomerase family protein — translated: MSSEPPVRYELSGSTAWITVDRAAALNALDRATVRGLAEAVERAAGDAAVRAVVLTGAGDRAFIAGADIQELQVRTLATESRPDGGGRRALAARLEGLDKPTVAAINGVALGGGLELAMACTLRVASERARLGLPEIKLGIIPGNGGTQRLARFVGWGRAMEMVLTGEPIDAPTALAWGLVNRVAGHERLRAEAQALADTLAQRPPLALRAAKEAVLASRELGVEAGGDLERMLFAMCCGTADKAEGVRAFLEKRAARFTGE
- a CDS encoding TRAP transporter fused permease subunit, translated to MKRPGPKDVVVGALSLGAVGYTLHAAGFGTLTPMVERPVLLALLFPLVFLTFPAARRWSGRPWSRLVDGLLAALSAAVFLYAALNAEDFLDRTTDPTRLDYVMGGIAVLLVVEGCRRTSGWAIPALVLAGGLYALYGDVLPGVWGHPSVSLSRLMSLTYMYNEGMFGSLTGIAARFLVVLLIFGAVLNEFGAARLFIEVSEAILGRFRGGGAKIAVVGSSLFGMISGSAVANVGAVGPLTIPLIRKSGYSAQYAAAVEASASVGGQIMPPIMGAAVFIMADILGISYIKIALAAALPAVFYYLSLFVSIDFAAGRSGIRGIDPATLPRLGATLRSAWYMLAPPAVLVYLLAVQESSPGSAAFWALVTLVAIELGRSLWLERTLNLGRLLGALHRGVQGSLMVVTILAAVGILVGMVNITGLAINLSWLLIDAVGGHLLPLLFLTMIASLVLGTALPTVPTYLIVAILVAPSLVQLGITPLAAHLFVFYFGVLADITPPTAMTVAIASGISGSRFIPTCWTAMRVSLVGFAFPFLFVYSPAFLLRGSAAELLAAAAVGLLFVLALAAAFEGFLLTPLNGRRRALAGIAAVGLLVAGMSGRGPLGASAVVAVGWAALALLALVQFLDLWRRRTAPEAGIEPAT
- a CDS encoding thiolase family protein, with amino-acid sequence MADDVVILGGARTPIGKFGGGLRAHGAVELGGLAIREAVTRTGVPADAVDLCVMGHARQAGNGPNPGRLMALAGGLPESVPVSTMQQACISGLLAVTHARYALREGDGGVAVAGGSENMSSIPYLSFETRWGARMGHGSLVDAMFKDGFIDPITGKHMGELCDAVGKRYGLTRTEQDEWACLSQARAALARKNGHIDGMLVPVPGKGANAAPLTEDEHARADTTLDKLARLPPAFGKDGVISAGNASGITDGACALVLATAGRARELGLRPRARILGAATAAMAPADFPIAPVASTGRLLDLGLDRERVNVWGGAIALGHPIGMSGARIVLYLVHALEATGGRYGLATLCGNGGHGASMVIERLG
- a CDS encoding acyl-CoA dehydrogenase family protein, translated to MDFDLSEEHRGVRAMAREFARKRIAPAARELERAEAFPRELVREMGELGMFGAAFPPAYGGTGLGYLAHMLIAEEVSAAHAALGTLFNMQGMTVPHTILLAGTEAQKERYIPRLIAGEWLGCYGLTEPNAGTDTAAMQTTARRDGTDYVLNGTKCWITQAPVFDAGVVFAKTDPSQRHTGTSAFIVERRSAGLATRETRHKFGYRASPTGELVFEECRVPAANLLGAEGGGFKVMARGIQYGRVCVAARSVGIAQAALDEMVRYANEREQFGRRIGEFQMVQDPIATTAVAVRTARLLTWEAAWRLDQGRPASLEASMAKYHAGEVAFRAAESAVRILGAYSYTDEYPVSRYLADSIVGLVGEGTNNIQKVIVAEDALGWKPANRR
- a CDS encoding 3-hydroxybutyryl-CoA dehydrogenase; translated protein: MAAAASSDRIAVLGAGVMGTGIAQVFAQFGFAVAQTDVSEAVLTRATTAMRRNLEGLAAKGKLAAEEVERTLGRIRQTTVLEDAAGDATFVVEAVLEDLETKKRVFAELDRACAPGTVLASNTSILSPTEIAAATKRPDRCIGMHFMNPAPIMRLVELVPGLLTSEATVEATRAMAGRIGKTAVVAREAPGGIVSRIMMAMRNEAVDILADGVATAEEIDTAMRLGAGFPIGPLALIDLVGVDLHVTNSDSMVRETGNPKYRPHPLLRKMVRAGLLGRKSGRGFYRYEQ